Genomic window (Deinococcus arcticus):
CGGTGGGGGTGTCTTTGAGCACCGCGCCCACAAAGGCGATCTTGGCCGGGCCCACCTGCACGATCTTGTAGGCGGGCAGCACCGGCTGGCCGGTCTTCTCGTCCAGCACGTTCGCGGCGATGTAGGTAAAGCCCGCGCCCGCAAAGGTGTTGTTAAACTTGCAGGCCTTGGCAGCGTCATTGCTGTTGCAGCCGCCCTTCTGGTAGCGCTGCAGCTCGGCAAAGCCGTAGTCGAACTCGTGGTTGCCCACCACATTCACCTTCATGCCCAGGCCAGTCAGGGCGTCAATGGTGGGCTCGTCGCGCAGCAGGCCGCTGATCAGGGGGCTGGCGCCGGTCATGTCGCCCACGCCCACGAACACCGTGTTGGGGTTGGTGCGGCGGGCGTTGGCCAGAATGGTGCCCATGGCCTCCACGCCGCCGGCCTGCACGGTCAGCGTCTTGCTGCGGTCGGCGGGGTCGGGCACGCGGAACGAGGTGGGCAGGAGGTTGCCGTGAAAGTCGTTGACGCCAATCACAGTCACGTCCACCTGCGAGGGACCAAAGACGGCCGCGCAGCTGCTGAGGCTCAGGGCGGCGCCAATCAGGAGAAGGTTGTGTTTCATGCGGCCCACATTGTAGCGGCGCCTGTGTCTGCCTCTGGTCAGTCACGGGCCCGGGTCGCTGAGCGGGTCTTAAGCCAGCAGGGTGAGGCGCCCCCTCACCTGCCCGGCTTCGACGAGCTGGTGGGCCTCTTCTGCCTCGGCAAGTGGCAGAGGAAGGGGGCCATGAAGATGCACCTCACCGCGTGCCAGAGCACCCAGGGCCGCCTGCGCAACGGCCCGCGCCTGCTCGGGGCGGTGCTGGCGCAGGGTGCTGCCGGAATAGCCGATCACGGCCCGGCCCTCGCGGTGCAGGGGCGCGGTGGGAATCAGGCCGGGGCGCCCGCCGGCGTGCCCGTAAGTCACCAGCCGGCCAAAACGGGCGAGGCAGCTCATACGGATTCCGTCCATTTCCGTAACATCCGGGACAGCGCCGGATGTTCCCCGCCTTCGGCGCTGTTCCAGCCCAATTCCCGGAAATCCGTCTCTTTTCCCT
Coding sequences:
- a CDS encoding alcohol dehydrogenase catalytic domain-containing protein; this translates as MSPASLAVIVEEHGGPEVLRWQARALPQRGPGQVRVRVEATGVNYADVLSRRGGYGPGAPLPFVPGLDAAGTVDRHAQDFVALTLELTGGRGADVILDSVSGETAERGLIRVPKNSVTCYGIFSTRGRGKRDGFPGIGLEQRRRRGTSGAVPDVTEMDGIRMSCLARFGRLVTYGHAGGRPGLIPTAPLHREGRAVIGYSGSTLRQHRPEQARAVAQAALGALARGEVHLHGPLPLPLAEAEEAHQLVEAGQVRGRLTLLA